In a genomic window of Gloeocapsopsis dulcis:
- a CDS encoding WGxxGxxG family protein, producing MKGFKLSKFVSTGALILSAALLIFTLSSCAPRPVTTVPPTTVAPRVVYADNGFDWGWLGLIGLFGLAGLTGGRKRRDDTTTRY from the coding sequence ATGAAAGGTTTTAAATTATCTAAATTTGTTAGTACTGGTGCCCTTATCTTAAGCGCAGCACTTTTAATTTTTACTTTGTCCTCCTGTGCGCCAAGACCAGTTACTACTGTTCCACCAACCACGGTTGCACCCAGAGTTGTTTATGCTGATAATGGGTTTGATTGGGGATGGCTAGGATTAATTGGTCTATTTGGTCTAGCAGGATTAACTGGCGGTAGGAAGCGAAGAGATGATACTACTACCCGCTACTAG
- a CDS encoding type II toxin-antitoxin system YhaV family toxin produces MIVNGWRIYFINRLFGKQRRDLQAEVRQLKKKLSFEEYQSHATVKLYAAIMVAIKEKIPLDPFASYFALFGLLKKYSRVKKMGLPDRYRLFFRTLQTPEHKAIFILWLGYPRKQGDKNDCYKAFTKMVQRGEFPESLNALLLNSDQD; encoded by the coding sequence TTGATAGTTAATGGCTGGCGAATCTACTTTATTAACCGGTTATTTGGTAAACAGCGTCGAGATTTGCAAGCTGAGGTTCGCCAACTCAAGAAAAAGTTATCGTTTGAGGAATATCAGAGTCATGCCACAGTAAAACTTTATGCGGCAATTATGGTTGCTATTAAGGAGAAAATACCTCTCGATCCTTTTGCATCATACTTTGCACTTTTTGGTCTGCTTAAGAAGTACAGCCGAGTCAAAAAAATGGGGCTTCCTGATCGCTATCGTCTGTTCTTTCGTACTTTGCAAACTCCAGAACACAAAGCTATTTTTATTCTTTGGTTAGGTTATCCAAGGAAGCAAGGAGATAAAAACGACTGCTATAAAGCTTTTACTAAAATGGTACAGAGGGGAGAATTCCCAGAATCTCTTAATGCATTGCTGCTTAATAGCGATCAGGACTAA
- a CDS encoding ion transporter — MKSSEKQVLNRERQEVLQQLEDWLETPMLVLGFAWLALFIVELIWGLNPLLQVFGTVIWIIFILDFILEFTLAPYKLVYLRRNWLTVIALPLPALRLFRFVRVLRVLSTAQVARGIRLLRVITRTNRGMRAIGASLGRRGFGYVVATTLVITLVGAAGMYTFESNTPDRRGLNDYGTALWWTAMLMTTMGSEYWPQTPEGRVLCFFLALYAFAVFGYLTAAIATFFLGRDAEDDEAEIAGAKSIEALHAEVKALRQEIQLLSRQRSEP, encoded by the coding sequence ATGAAATCCTCAGAAAAACAGGTACTCAATCGAGAACGACAGGAAGTTTTGCAACAGCTAGAAGACTGGCTAGAAACACCAATGCTCGTGCTGGGCTTTGCGTGGTTGGCGCTGTTTATTGTTGAGCTAATCTGGGGCTTGAACCCCTTACTTCAAGTCTTTGGCACAGTTATTTGGATAATCTTCATTCTAGACTTCATCCTTGAATTTACCCTAGCTCCATATAAGCTTGTCTATCTTCGACGCAACTGGCTAACAGTTATTGCCCTACCACTACCAGCACTACGTCTGTTTAGGTTTGTCCGTGTTTTACGGGTACTAAGTACTGCACAGGTTGCTCGTGGCATCAGGTTACTACGTGTAATTACACGCACGAATCGGGGGATGCGGGCGATCGGTGCTAGTTTAGGTCGTCGCGGCTTCGGCTACGTTGTAGCAACAACGCTGGTTATTACCCTAGTCGGAGCAGCAGGAATGTATACCTTTGAGAGCAATACTCCTGATAGGCGCGGTCTAAATGACTACGGTACGGCGCTCTGGTGGACGGCAATGCTTATGACCACAATGGGTTCGGAATACTGGCCCCAGACTCCAGAAGGGCGAGTGCTTTGCTTTTTCCTAGCGTTGTATGCTTTTGCCGTATTTGGTTACTTGACAGCAGCGATCGCGACATTTTTTCTCGGTCGCGATGCCGAAGACGACGAAGCGGAAATAGCAGGGGCTAAATCTATAGAAGCACTGCACGCTGAAGTTAAGGCTTTGCGTCAAGAGATTCAATTGCTATCTCGTCAGAGATCGGAACCGTAA
- a CDS encoding IS1 family transposase → MPACPICASSQTVKNGRIHNGKQRFKCHECGRQFVEHPQKKVIDQNTREWIDRLLLERISLAGIARVAQVSEQWLQSYVNQKYAQVPRQVQVTPKKGVLTIQCDELWSFVDHKGNKQWVWLALDADTREIVGVYIGTRDETAARQLWNSLPPVYRQCAVAYTDFWAAYAAVLPNKRHRAVGKETGKTSYVERFNNTLRQRVSRLVRKTLSFSRSLENHIGAIWYFVHYYNASLLV, encoded by the coding sequence ATGCCTGCCTGCCCCATTTGTGCATCTTCTCAAACAGTCAAAAATGGTCGAATTCACAACGGTAAACAACGGTTCAAATGTCATGAATGCGGTCGGCAATTCGTAGAACATCCCCAAAAGAAGGTGATAGACCAAAACACACGGGAGTGGATTGACCGATTGCTGTTGGAGCGGATTTCCCTTGCTGGAATTGCTCGTGTAGCGCAGGTGTCTGAGCAATGGCTGCAAAGCTACGTTAATCAGAAATATGCTCAGGTGCCTCGGCAAGTGCAGGTGACACCCAAAAAAGGGGTGCTAACGATTCAGTGTGATGAGTTGTGGTCATTTGTAGACCACAAAGGCAACAAACAATGGGTTTGGTTAGCTCTGGATGCAGACACGCGTGAAATTGTTGGCGTTTACATTGGTACACGAGACGAAACGGCAGCTCGTCAATTGTGGAATTCTTTGCCCCCAGTCTACCGTCAATGTGCAGTTGCTTACACCGATTTTTGGGCAGCCTACGCAGCAGTTTTACCGAATAAGCGGCATCGTGCAGTCGGCAAAGAGACGGGCAAGACCAGTTATGTTGAGCGCTTCAACAACACGCTCAGGCAACGGGTGTCTCGATTGGTGCGAAAAACCTTGTCCTTTTCTAGGTCATTGGAGAATCATATTGGGGCTATTTGGTATTTTGTGCATTACTACAATGCATCATTACTTGTTTAG
- a CDS encoding DUF2254 domain-containing protein: MKNVKIAKLWDSLQSSYLFLPAVIVTIAIALAFTMLTLDRAGYYDPLEKWGWIYTGGTNGARAVLSAIAGSVITVAGTAFSITIVALQLAASNFGPRLLRNFMQDIGNQVVLGTFIGTFIYCLLVLRTVRGEGNDYNSFVPQISVTVALVLAIASISLLIYFIHHASTIIQVSHVILEVSTEFDRAIDRLFPEKIGQGLSQSGRQVVEIPTNFDADAYPIKATSSGYLQAIDDEKLMQIACENELLLRLEFRPGKFIVQGRELVMIYPGEQINQKLTKEFRDAFILGRERTEQQDVEFPIHQLVEIALRAISPAVNDPFTAIRCIDRLSAGLSRLAQRNFPSPYRYDDKDNLRVIAQPVTFAGLTDAAFNQIRQYSTSDVAVTIRLLEAIATIALYTQNSRLRAALRRHAEMIKHDSFDGVSQQLDKKDIEERYQAVIKVL; this comes from the coding sequence ATGAAAAACGTCAAAATCGCTAAACTATGGGATTCACTCCAATCGAGCTACTTGTTCTTGCCAGCTGTCATTGTGACGATCGCGATCGCCTTGGCGTTTACAATGTTGACGCTTGACCGAGCAGGATACTATGATCCCTTAGAAAAGTGGGGCTGGATATACACAGGCGGGACGAATGGAGCCAGAGCAGTACTTTCAGCTATCGCTGGTTCTGTAATTACTGTTGCGGGTACTGCCTTTTCAATTACAATTGTGGCTCTGCAACTGGCTGCTTCTAATTTTGGTCCCCGCTTGCTGCGTAACTTTATGCAGGACATTGGTAATCAAGTTGTGCTGGGGACATTTATTGGTACGTTTATCTACTGCTTGCTCGTGCTGCGGACAGTGCGAGGAGAGGGAAATGATTACAATTCCTTTGTGCCGCAGATATCAGTGACAGTTGCCTTAGTGTTAGCAATCGCGAGCATCAGTTTGCTGATCTACTTTATTCATCACGCTTCCACAATCATTCAAGTATCGCACGTTATCTTAGAGGTCAGTACCGAGTTCGACCGTGCTATAGATCGACTATTTCCGGAAAAAATTGGACAAGGCTTGTCTCAATCTGGGCGGCAAGTGGTAGAAATCCCCACAAATTTTGACGCAGATGCTTATCCGATTAAGGCAACTAGTAGCGGTTATTTACAAGCAATTGATGATGAAAAATTAATGCAGATTGCCTGTGAGAACGAGTTGCTACTGCGGTTGGAATTTCGACCAGGCAAGTTTATCGTCCAGGGTAGAGAGTTAGTCATGATCTATCCTGGGGAACAGATCAATCAAAAACTCACTAAAGAGTTTCGAGATGCCTTTATTCTAGGTAGAGAACGCACCGAGCAGCAGGATGTAGAGTTTCCCATTCATCAATTAGTTGAAATTGCTCTACGTGCCATTTCTCCCGCCGTCAACGATCCATTTACTGCGATTAGGTGTATTGACCGATTGAGTGCAGGGCTGTCACGTCTTGCCCAACGCAATTTTCCTTCTCCCTACCGCTACGATGACAAGGACAACTTGCGCGTCATTGCTCAACCAGTGACGTTTGCAGGGCTAACTGATGCTGCCTTTAACCAAATTCGACAGTATAGTACTTCGGATGTTGCTGTCACTATTCGTTTACTGGAGGCGATCGCAACCATTGCTCTTTACACCCAAAATTCAAGACTCCGTGCAGCACTGCGTCGTCATGCCGAAATGATTAAGCACGACAGTTTCGATGGCGTTTCTCAACAGTTAGATAAAAAGGATATTGAGGAGCGATATCAAGCAGTGATAAAAGTGCTTTAA
- a CDS encoding mechanosensitive ion channel family protein, with the protein MDFQAATTAAWNKIGALVNGFIIMLPNIVLALVVFIIFFFAARWLKLVVQRVTHRHRQARNLGMVLGQLAQRTIILLGLFVALSIVVPTFKAGDLVQPSG; encoded by the coding sequence ATGGATTTTCAGGCAGCAACAACAGCAGCATGGAATAAAATCGGAGCACTAGTTAATGGCTTTATCATCATGCTGCCAAACATTGTATTAGCGCTCGTTGTTTTTATCATATTTTTCTTTGCCGCTCGCTGGCTGAAGTTAGTAGTACAACGTGTCACTCACAGGCATCGGCAAGCACGAAATTTAGGCATGGTGCTAGGGCAATTAGCTCAGAGAACTATAATTCTCTTGGGATTATTTGTCGCCTTATCAATTGTTGTCCCAACATTTAAAGCCGGAGATTTAGTACAGCCGAGCGGTTAG
- a CDS encoding helix-turn-helix domain-containing protein: MPKHLTVKAHLTIEELERRYRQARDAIELTHYQTIWLLAQGRSTKDISAVVGYTPNSIRRLTREYNQHGPEVLRNRRRNQLGAPTLLTKWQQAQLAQALQGPAPDGGLWNSRRVAEWMSKLLNRPVGVQRGWEYLRLIQKRIEGAQPWSKTDV, translated from the coding sequence ATGCCGAAACACTTAACTGTGAAAGCCCACCTGACCATAGAAGAGTTGGAAAGACGCTATCGTCAAGCGAGAGATGCTATCGAACTAACGCATTATCAAACTATCTGGCTATTAGCACAAGGCAGATCGACAAAAGATATTTCTGCGGTGGTTGGCTATACTCCTAATTCAATTCGTCGCCTTACCCGCGAATATAATCAACATGGACCAGAAGTGCTTAGAAACCGACGCCGCAACCAGCTTGGGGCACCCACTTTGCTCACAAAATGGCAACAAGCTCAACTTGCACAAGCCTTGCAAGGACCTGCACCAGATGGAGGCTTATGGAATAGCCGGAGGGTAGCCGAGTGGATGAGCAAACTTTTAAATCGTCCCGTTGGAGTTCAACGAGGGTGGGAGTATTTACGCCTTATACAAAAGCGTATAGAAGGAGCGCAACCTTGGAGTAAGACAGACGTGTAG